One window of the Shewanella cyperi genome contains the following:
- a CDS encoding alkaline phosphatase produces MKHISLLAAAIGAALISGCNSDTKEVVKEVEVIKEVAPEEVTSVKNVILMIGDGMGPQQVGLLEDYARRAPQSTYNSKGNKTAISKLGDAGQVGLSLNAPWGNEGSLVVDSACSATQLATGMASGSEMIGLDNQGNKVATILERAKAKGKATGLVSDTRLTHATPAAFAAHQPHRSYESAIAAEMIDASVVDVMLSGGAREFIPSDAASNETVKTSLTAMGAPASIVKKSKRKDSRNLLAEAKDNHGYQLAFNREQLNAADGERLLGLFANSGMMDAIAYDACAKTDSCTEPSLREMTLKALDILSKDEDGFFLMVEGGQIDWAGHINDAGWMLHELLRFDEAVDAVYEWVKDRDDTLVIVTADHETGSFGLSYSRKDLPEAQSLPGDGMQGADYKPAFNFGSLNKLDRLYAQTGTFYNMMDMVSADWTFDGTTGDDWAAAINHYSDFKVTAEQAAPVALREPNEYWVDGHSYLSATVFPKVNDFKEFYVYADEVHANLIGRALAADQNVVWGTGTHTAAPVPVFAFGPYGVTKQFSTLQHHVELGQKMAKALLGEE; encoded by the coding sequence ATGAAACATATAAGCCTGCTCGCGGCCGCCATAGGTGCAGCCCTTATCAGTGGATGTAACAGCGACACCAAGGAAGTGGTCAAGGAAGTTGAAGTCATCAAGGAAGTGGCGCCCGAAGAGGTGACCTCGGTTAAAAACGTGATCCTGATGATAGGTGACGGTATGGGCCCACAACAGGTTGGCCTGTTGGAAGACTATGCCCGCCGCGCCCCGCAATCTACCTACAACAGCAAGGGCAATAAGACCGCCATCAGCAAGCTGGGCGATGCCGGCCAAGTGGGTCTGTCATTGAACGCGCCCTGGGGCAATGAAGGCAGCCTGGTGGTGGACTCCGCCTGCTCTGCCACCCAGTTGGCCACGGGCATGGCTTCGGGTTCCGAGATGATCGGCCTGGATAATCAGGGCAACAAAGTTGCCACCATTTTGGAAAGAGCCAAGGCCAAGGGCAAGGCCACAGGTCTGGTGTCCGACACCCGTCTGACCCACGCCACCCCGGCCGCCTTTGCCGCCCACCAGCCGCACCGCTCCTATGAGTCGGCCATTGCCGCAGAAATGATCGATGCCTCAGTGGTGGACGTGATGCTCTCCGGTGGTGCCCGTGAATTTATTCCCTCCGATGCTGCCAGCAATGAGACGGTAAAAACCAGCCTGACCGCCATGGGGGCACCGGCATCCATAGTCAAAAAATCCAAGCGCAAGGACAGCCGCAACCTGCTGGCCGAAGCCAAGGACAACCACGGCTATCAGCTGGCCTTCAACCGCGAGCAGCTCAATGCCGCCGACGGTGAGCGCCTGCTGGGTCTGTTTGCCAACTCGGGCATGATGGATGCCATCGCCTACGATGCCTGTGCCAAAACCGATTCCTGCACCGAACCTTCACTGCGGGAAATGACTCTCAAGGCTTTGGATATTCTGTCCAAGGATGAAGACGGCTTCTTCCTGATGGTGGAAGGCGGCCAGATTGACTGGGCCGGTCATATCAACGACGCCGGCTGGATGCTGCACGAACTGCTGCGCTTCGACGAGGCCGTCGATGCGGTATACGAGTGGGTCAAGGACCGGGACGATACCCTGGTGATAGTGACCGCCGACCATGAAACCGGCAGCTTTGGCCTGAGCTACAGCCGCAAGGATCTGCCAGAGGCCCAATCCCTGCCCGGTGATGGCATGCAAGGTGCCGACTACAAGCCCGCCTTCAACTTCGGGTCCCTGAACAAGCTCGACAGGCTCTACGCCCAGACCGGCACCTTCTATAACATGATGGACATGGTCAGCGCCGACTGGACCTTCGACGGCACCACCGGTGATGACTGGGCCGCCGCCATCAACCACTACAGCGACTTCAAGGTCACAGCAGAGCAAGCTGCCCCCGTGGCACTGCGCGAACCCAACGAATACTGGGTCGATGGCCACAGTTACCTGTCCGCTACCGTGTTCCCCAAGGTCAATGACTTCAAGGAATTCTACGTGTACGCCGACGAGGTTCATGCCAACCTGATTGGTCGCGCCCTGGCCGCAGATCAAAACGTGGTGTGGGGTACAGGTACTCACACAGCCGCCCCGGTGCCGGTATTTGCCTTCGGTCCCTACGGCGTCACCAAGCAGTTCTCTACCCTGCAGCACCATGTGGAACTGGGTCAGAAGATGGCCAAGGCCCTGCTCGGCGAAGAGTAA
- a CDS encoding YhcH/YjgK/YiaL family protein, whose protein sequence is MIVDTLSNRALYQGLHPRLHQALEHLATTDFSLLQPGNYELDGKNLFVIVNDYQTKAPGTEPFETHKRYVDVQFVVSGEESFGYLPLAQQEPLAPYHEKHDYTEYAWEANRGDASFVTLKAGMFALFFPGDMHMPGTGNGTPVRKVVIKVLW, encoded by the coding sequence ATGATAGTTGATACCCTCAGCAACCGCGCCCTGTACCAGGGGCTGCATCCCAGGTTGCACCAGGCTCTGGAACACCTGGCCACCACAGACTTCAGCCTGCTGCAACCGGGCAATTATGAACTCGACGGCAAGAACCTGTTTGTCATAGTCAATGACTACCAGACCAAGGCGCCGGGCACCGAGCCCTTTGAAACCCACAAGCGTTACGTGGACGTGCAGTTTGTGGTCAGCGGCGAGGAGTCCTTCGGCTACCTGCCGCTGGCGCAGCAGGAGCCTCTGGCCCCCTACCACGAGAAGCACGACTATACCGAATACGCCTGGGAAGCCAACCGGGGCGACGCCAGTTTCGTCACCCTCAAGGCCGGCATGTTCGCCCTCTTCTTCCCCGGCGATATGCACATGCCGGGCACGGGCAATGGCACGCCGGTGCGCAAGGTGGTTATCAAGGTGCTTTGGTAA
- a CDS encoding alpha/beta hydrolase produces MKALRLLAGPLAMDALKRDGLKPGMFSRLLAASGGPKWLGIAGLDRFLFGEFFRGRETPLYTLGASSGAWRLACLGQQHPLQAYERLEALYIGQRYEGKPTREQISAQVAQVVAGILGESGAGELVDNPIFRSHFLVCRGRHLNRLSSKSLLALGLSLTAGSNLLSRRTLGWHFERCVFGPEGPDSPFRDLKDLPTRDYSLTRDNAAEVLLATGSIPLVLSPVEKITGLPQGHYYDGGITDYHFDLPLTAKPGLTLYPHFYPFASPGWFDKSLRWRRAKGNYANALMLAPSAEFIASLPNGKLPDRDDFKLLDTASRQLAWRRAADMSLKLADELNQLIHNGRWQERLEPL; encoded by the coding sequence TTGAAAGCACTGAGATTGCTGGCGGGCCCCCTGGCCATGGACGCCCTGAAGCGCGATGGCCTTAAGCCCGGCATGTTTTCCCGCCTGCTGGCGGCCTCGGGCGGTCCCAAGTGGCTGGGGATCGCCGGGCTTGATCGCTTTCTGTTCGGTGAGTTTTTTCGCGGCCGGGAGACGCCCCTCTATACCCTGGGGGCTTCATCGGGGGCATGGCGCCTGGCCTGTTTGGGTCAGCAACATCCCTTGCAGGCCTATGAGCGGCTGGAAGCCCTGTACATAGGTCAGCGCTACGAAGGCAAACCAACCCGGGAGCAGATCTCAGCTCAGGTGGCCCAGGTGGTGGCAGGTATTTTGGGTGAGTCGGGTGCAGGCGAGTTGGTGGACAATCCGATATTTCGCAGCCACTTTCTGGTGTGCCGCGGCCGCCACCTGAATCGTCTGTCCTCCAAGAGCCTGTTGGCTTTGGGATTATCGCTGACCGCCGGCTCCAATTTGCTGAGCCGCCGCACCCTGGGCTGGCATTTCGAGCGCTGCGTCTTTGGCCCCGAGGGACCTGACTCGCCGTTTCGGGATCTTAAGGATTTGCCTACCCGTGATTATTCACTGACCCGGGATAATGCCGCCGAGGTATTGCTGGCAACGGGCTCCATCCCCCTGGTGCTGTCACCGGTGGAGAAGATAACCGGCCTGCCACAGGGGCACTACTATGATGGCGGCATCACCGACTATCACTTCGACCTGCCGCTTACGGCCAAACCCGGTCTGACCCTGTACCCGCATTTTTACCCCTTCGCCAGTCCGGGATGGTTCGATAAATCGCTGCGCTGGCGCCGGGCCAAAGGCAACTACGCCAATGCGCTGATGTTGGCGCCCAGTGCCGAATTTATTGCGTCCTTGCCCAATGGCAAGCTGCCGGATAGGGATGACTTCAAACTGCTGGATACCGCCAGTCGCCAACTGGCCTGGCGCCGGGCGGCGGATATGAGCCTGAAATTGGCCGATGAACTGAACCAGCTTATCCACAACGGTCGCTGGCAGGAGCGGCTGGAACCCCTGTAA
- a CDS encoding LON peptidase substrate-binding domain-containing protein, with the protein MQTQEMALLTHDALLLPDGRLELRIIEPRYLRMVADVFKGRYPLAFGMLKPNGHPPCYPEATQCKIIDFNQLEDDSLSIVLEGEQRVRIISAAQERDGLWKVRAVPCQNWAHEPILGEFTIISAALEQFYQVNPDLLHLYHDMHLEDAAWVSQRWLEVLPMYNQDKFKLVSQPDCHKTMDFVLRLIKSHAG; encoded by the coding sequence ATGCAAACACAGGAAATGGCGTTATTGACCCATGATGCCTTGTTGTTGCCAGATGGACGGCTGGAGTTGAGGATCATTGAGCCGCGCTATCTGCGTATGGTAGCCGATGTGTTCAAGGGGCGTTATCCCCTCGCTTTTGGCATGCTCAAGCCCAATGGTCATCCCCCCTGCTATCCCGAAGCCACACAATGCAAGATTATCGATTTTAACCAGCTGGAAGACGACTCCCTCAGCATAGTGCTGGAAGGCGAACAGCGGGTACGTATCATCTCGGCCGCCCAGGAAAGGGACGGGCTGTGGAAGGTGCGGGCCGTGCCTTGCCAGAACTGGGCCCACGAGCCCATTTTGGGGGAATTCACCATCATCAGCGCGGCACTGGAGCAGTTTTATCAGGTCAATCCCGATCTGCTGCACCTGTACCATGACATGCATCTGGAAGATGCGGCCTGGGTCAGCCAGCGCTGGTTGGAAGTGCTGCCCATGTACAACCAGGACAAGTTTAAACTGGTCAGCCAGCCCGATTGCCACAAGACCATGGATTTTGTGTTGCGACTGATCAAGTCCCACGCCGGATAG
- a CDS encoding pseudouridine synthase: MTPSTTARAAQPSFVVLPRDLSPSLTVFAFLAEHFARIGEEVWRARIQSGKVHWQDGSPIDLDTLCRPTARVYYYREVEAETQIPFREKILYRDEQIMLVHKPHFLPVTPSGNYVNECLVHRLRIATGISTIAPAHRLDRETAGVMLMSLNPETRHRYHELFLSGTICKDYQAVAALTPELAAAHSEASNSEVRDLPRHWTVKNRLHAAEPSFLMQVIPGEANSHSEISLIAVKDGLGLFELSPITGKTHQLRVHMQSLGMPLLNDRFYPTLKPKGPDDFDKPLKLVAKRLRFRDPISGRDHDVSCEGFDAEFLETGSR; this comes from the coding sequence TTGACCCCATCGACCACCGCCCGTGCGGCCCAGCCATCCTTCGTGGTCCTGCCGCGTGACTTATCTCCGAGTTTGACGGTATTTGCCTTTCTCGCCGAGCACTTTGCCCGCATCGGCGAGGAGGTGTGGCGTGCCCGCATTCAGAGTGGCAAGGTGCACTGGCAGGATGGCAGCCCCATAGATCTCGACACCCTCTGCCGGCCCACGGCCCGGGTCTATTATTACCGCGAGGTGGAGGCCGAAACCCAGATCCCCTTCAGGGAAAAAATCCTCTATCGGGACGAGCAGATCATGCTGGTGCACAAACCGCATTTTCTGCCGGTGACGCCGAGCGGCAACTATGTCAATGAATGCCTGGTGCACAGGTTGCGGATTGCCACCGGCATCAGCACAATCGCGCCGGCACACAGGCTCGATAGGGAAACCGCCGGGGTCATGCTGATGAGCCTCAACCCGGAGACCCGCCACAGATACCATGAGCTGTTTCTCAGCGGCACCATTTGTAAGGACTATCAGGCGGTGGCGGCGCTGACCCCTGAGCTGGCGGCGGCCCATAGTGAAGCCTCCAACAGTGAGGTTCGGGACTTGCCGCGGCACTGGACGGTGAAAAATCGCCTGCACGCCGCCGAGCCATCCTTTCTGATGCAGGTAATTCCGGGGGAGGCCAACAGCCACTCGGAAATCAGCCTGATTGCCGTCAAGGACGGTCTGGGTCTGTTTGAGCTCAGCCCCATCACAGGCAAAACCCATCAGCTGCGGGTGCACATGCAATCCTTGGGGATGCCGCTGCTGAACGATCGCTTCTATCCCACGCTTAAGCCCAAGGGCCCGGATGACTTTGACAAACCGCTCAAGCTGGTGGCCAAGCGCCTGAGGTTTCGCGATCCCATCAGCGGCCGCGATCACGATGTCAGCTGCGAGGGCTTTGACGCCGAGTTCCTTGAAACAGGGAGTCGCTGA
- a CDS encoding alkaline phosphatase D family protein: MTALPLPLIIAGPILRRCTPSSMTLWLVSSRPLDDLLLRLGDKTIAITDSQCLPFGQRAFQYLLTVEAEGLLAEPECLEYDLLEQDAKHGQSSILAQVEGLAYQGYRGPSLRFSNRLDSLMHGSCRNPHHHSGDALVAADTRLAANPDARPALLMLSGDQVYMDDVAGPMLHAISQVIRLLGLWQEDFQGAPLANSESLDYSPAAMYQRPATLLPRTNYPASSALWHWYINHPIFTSSIAENHLVSLSEMLAQYLLVWSPELWHLLDIPHSPEGLKGARLVQWQTQWERLLQFKAGLGQVRRLLANVPSYMIFDDHDITDDWNLTANWERAAYGHAFSRRIIGNALMAYTLCQGLGNGPGAFTDLMPAMRKLLTPGQGRLDAGLQDELINELLSFERWHYSLDTEPRLVVLDTRTRRWRSESHPTKPSGLLDWEGLMDLQQELLGQEKVVIVSAAPIFGVKLIEAVQRTATLLGGSLLVDAENWMAHPGSANTLLSVFMHRRTPQQFVILSGDVHYSFAYDISIRFRHASPNIFQITASGLKNQFPEKLLPWFDRLNGWLYGHFSPLNWFTKRKRMLIRGRRPNGHRSQRLVNQSGIGLLTLAEDGAPQRIAVLHADMTETEFLPPRNA, translated from the coding sequence ATGACAGCCCTGCCTTTACCCCTGATTATTGCCGGCCCAATTTTGCGCCGCTGTACACCAAGCAGTATGACCCTGTGGTTGGTCAGTTCCCGGCCACTGGATGACTTGCTCCTGAGACTGGGTGACAAGACGATTGCCATCACAGACAGCCAGTGCCTGCCGTTTGGGCAAAGGGCGTTCCAGTACCTGCTGACGGTGGAGGCCGAGGGGCTTTTGGCTGAGCCTGAGTGTCTGGAATACGACCTGCTGGAGCAGGATGCCAAGCATGGGCAGAGCTCGATACTGGCTCAGGTCGAGGGCTTGGCCTACCAAGGCTACCGAGGGCCCAGCCTAAGGTTCAGCAACAGACTCGATAGCCTGATGCATGGCAGCTGCCGCAATCCACACCATCACAGTGGTGATGCCCTGGTGGCGGCCGACACCCGGCTTGCCGCCAATCCGGATGCGCGTCCGGCGCTGCTGATGCTGAGCGGCGATCAGGTCTACATGGACGATGTGGCCGGCCCCATGCTGCATGCCATATCCCAGGTGATCCGCTTGCTGGGACTGTGGCAGGAAGACTTTCAGGGGGCGCCGCTGGCAAACAGCGAGTCCCTGGATTACAGCCCGGCCGCCATGTACCAAAGACCGGCGACACTGCTGCCGCGTACCAATTACCCGGCCTCCAGCGCCCTGTGGCACTGGTACATCAACCATCCCATATTTACCTCCTCTATCGCCGAAAACCATCTGGTGAGCCTGAGTGAAATGCTGGCCCAGTACCTCCTGGTCTGGTCGCCGGAGCTGTGGCATTTGCTGGATATCCCCCACTCACCGGAGGGACTGAAAGGGGCCCGTCTGGTCCAGTGGCAAACCCAGTGGGAGCGGCTGTTGCAATTCAAGGCGGGCCTTGGCCAGGTACGACGCCTGCTGGCCAACGTTCCGAGCTACATGATTTTTGATGATCACGACATCACCGACGACTGGAACCTGACCGCCAACTGGGAGCGGGCCGCCTATGGTCATGCCTTCTCCCGCCGCATCATAGGCAATGCCTTGATGGCCTATACCCTGTGTCAGGGCCTTGGCAATGGGCCAGGGGCCTTCACGGACCTCATGCCCGCAATGCGAAAATTGCTGACGCCGGGCCAGGGCCGGCTGGATGCGGGCTTACAGGATGAACTGATAAATGAGCTGCTCAGCTTCGAGCGCTGGCATTACAGCCTGGATACTGAGCCCAGACTGGTGGTGCTCGACACCCGCACCCGCCGCTGGCGCAGCGAGTCACATCCCACCAAACCCTCGGGGCTGCTGGACTGGGAGGGGCTGATGGATCTGCAGCAGGAGCTGCTGGGACAGGAGAAGGTGGTGATAGTCTCGGCGGCGCCGATATTCGGGGTCAAGCTGATAGAGGCGGTGCAGCGCACTGCCACCCTGCTGGGCGGTTCGCTGCTGGTGGATGCGGAGAACTGGATGGCCCACCCGGGCTCGGCCAATACCCTGCTGTCGGTATTTATGCACAGGCGCACACCGCAGCAGTTTGTGATCCTCTCCGGCGACGTGCATTACTCCTTCGCTTACGACATCAGCATCCGCTTCCGTCACGCCAGCCCCAATATCTTTCAGATCACCGCCAGCGGCCTCAAGAACCAGTTCCCGGAAAAGCTGCTGCCCTGGTTTGACCGTCTCAACGGTTGGCTCTATGGCCACTTCTCGCCGCTGAACTGGTTTACCAAGCGCAAGCGCATGTTGATCCGCGGCCGCAGACCCAATGGCCACCGCAGTCAGCGCCTGGTGAATCAAAGCGGCATTGGCCTGTTGACGCTGGCGGAGGATGGCGCGCCGCAGCGCATCGCCGTGCTGCACGCGGACATGACTGAGACTGAGTTTCTGCCGCCACGCAATGCTTGA
- a CDS encoding contact-dependent growth inhibition system immunity protein, with protein MPSSKAELSQFFGAYFHQDWVDEHSSWEQVAEHYAKDSGPLLTRLVASAVAKLSEAPISEKELSAQVQALGCYYWPGTDEGYRSWLRELAAHMLVLAANHSLQSLRP; from the coding sequence ATGCCATCGTCAAAAGCTGAACTCTCACAATTTTTCGGAGCCTACTTTCATCAGGACTGGGTTGATGAGCATTCCTCGTGGGAGCAAGTTGCGGAGCACTATGCAAAGGACTCCGGCCCATTGCTTACGCGACTCGTTGCTTCTGCAGTCGCCAAGCTTTCGGAGGCCCCAATCTCAGAAAAGGAATTGTCCGCTCAGGTGCAAGCGCTGGGTTGCTACTACTGGCCAGGCACTGATGAAGGTTATCGTTCGTGGCTCAGAGAACTTGCCGCCCACATGCTGGTGTTGGCGGCTAACCATTCGCTGCAGAGTCTACGGCCCTAA